DNA from Pelodiscus sinensis isolate JC-2024 chromosome 1, ASM4963464v1, whole genome shotgun sequence:
agaaaaataaatgttttttaaattgaaatttagGCTAACTGTTGGAACCATTCTGACGAGAATTTTTGAACACTGAATTTTCTGAAAACTACAATAACCAAACAAAAACTAACCTTCAAATGTGTGAACACATTCTGTGTGCCGGAATTAGAAGGTCATATCTGTTTTAGTGTTATCCAAATGTCACAATATATATACAAGAATTTTAAATGTCTTTAAGTATATCAGGTGTCACACATACAACGATGAGGAAGAAAAGCAAATTTCTACTCAAATTAAGATGTTATTTGACTATATATTTTGGTTTATCACTAATCCAAAGTATACGACTGCATCCAAGCTCTCAACTCATGCATTGTGACATAGTGGCGGTATACAAAACATGGAAATAACCCTTTTTCCAGGAACAACTTCCACTTGTAACTGCCTGATTTCTAGAACTCTCCCTTTGCTTATTAGGGTGACTTCTCTCCCACCCCAACCTCCAAATCATCTCTTTCTACGGATGGCCTTTTAAATGTGATAGAGCCAAAGAACTTCAGTTCTAAAGATGCCATTTTGCACCTGATTGCTGCATCATTCTCTCCTTCATCTTTTAAATacctatttttttccctttctgatTGCTAAGGAGATAGCACATTCTCAAAAGTATAGTTTTTGAAGTATGTACTGAAATATCCACCTGTAATGGGTTAACCTCTAAATAAGGATCTAAGCATAATAAGATATAATACATAAACTGTATTATCGGGATAGGAGCCTGTCTTATCATCAGCATATGGTACATGTGTTCTTTATAATCCTTACTTTTTACTTTTATCTCACATCCTTCAGAGCTATGTTAGCTTGTACCAGAGCTACCAGTATATATGTAGGGAAGTACAGAATACACAAAAAGGCACAAAAACGGAACAGGAACTAATAATCCCTGCCTTGGAATTTGTTTGAATTATATTTAAGAAAACTACTTGAAGATTATGTTAAAATCTGTACAATCATCTGAAGTTTAATCAACTTCAGAATGACTGAAACCTATTCTTTCTTGGTATAGTAGACAAGAAATTACTATTAAATATATCAGTAAATAGCAATtatattcttttttatttaattaatattGAAAATGTAAAGGCATTGGTTCAAAGGGAGAACAAAAAACTGTGAGTGTGGTCAATGTTTACAATTTAAATGTGCACACCACATCGTAGCAAGTAGATTAATGTACGGATGGCAATAATTTATTATATATCATTATTATATTTTTCAATAAATAGGCTGATCACATTGGtgcattttggccttggaatctattaatatatatatttcaagCTTTTTAAAGAATTTTCAAATAGTAAAACTGTTTAACTGTGAAGAATTTATCATATATTTTGATTACAATTAAGGAACAAAAAACTAATTTGGTTGAGGATTACAAAAGAAGCATTATTGGAAAAGATCCATTCCCTGGAGATAGCAAAAGTACAGTATTATATCTGTGTAATTCTAGAAAAAGCATAGAGAAAACTCCTCTAAGAATTCATATATGGGGTTTATTatcaacatttatttattttgtactgTAGTAGAGTCCGTATGAGCAACCAGTGTATGCTGTACAAATGCACAACAAACAACAGTAGAGCTTTTACTGAAGAGCTTTAAGGTAAAACCCAAGTGGATGTAAAAGTCAAACTAAAGAGAAGAGGAATAGGAGGCCTAGCTAAATAGATTAGTTACATGCACAACTTGAAGATTTCAAGTCAATTTAATATATTAAGTTATAAGATATTGAAAAATAAGTTTCAAGTAGTGCAGAAAATACCATTTTCAATTTTTCCAAAACACTCCTTTTATTTATCTGCTTTCCCTTGAtcctaaatatttaaaaatgaaattcaattaagacaagtgcaaagtactacatTTAGGAAGGACAAATCAAATGCAGAAATACAGAACAGTAAATAATTAGCTAGGAAACGCTAAGCAGAAAAGGACGTGGCGGTTATATTGGACCAcaaattgaatgagtcaacagtgtgatgcaatTGCAAGAAAAGCTAATATTATTCTGAACTGTATTAAGAGAAGTATGGTATCTAAGACACTGCAAATAATTGTTCTGATTACTCTTCTTGGCACTGGTGAAGCCTCAGCTGAAGTACTATagccagttttgggcaccacactttTAAGAAAGATATGCACAAACTAgacagagtccagaggagagcaacaaaaattatacaaaaaaaTTTAGAAAACCGAACTTATGAGAAAAGGTTAAAAGAAGTTGGGCATTACTAGTCTTGAGAAAAGGAAAAGACTGTGGGGGAATGGAacctgataagtcttcaaatatattaaggcCTGTTGAAAAGAGgaggaatccccatcattggaagcTTTGAAGAAAAAGTTAGAGAAACACCCATCAGGAAGGGTTTAGGTGTACTGCCTAAACAGGTGTGTCTCAATGACTGGTCTGTGAAGCAACACCAGCCCCTAAGATCTCTCTAACAAAGTTTTGGAAGGCAGCAAGCCAGTTCCTGATATcaaaagggttgagaaacactgaactgaatgatctcttgaggttacTTCCAAATCTACATTtttatgattctttgattctactGAAGCCTAAAAGGCAAATACTTTTGTTTCCACTAAggagcttttttttaaagcatcagcCATTTTTCTGGACTGAAATAACATACAAGCGCCTGTTCGTGTTCTCAGTTTTCATTATCTGTCATGAAGCTTTCTCCATCCTGCAGACATGACATGGTTTTGGATAAGCCTCAGACAATTACTCCTCATGAATGACTAAAATCTATATAGCTATATAAAATAACAGAATGCTGAAAAATGAATATTTAGATTTGAATCCCATTAACATACTGAAGATCTCATGACTCACTTCTTCACACACCTCCTCCTACTGGCCCCACATTAAACAtgaaagctgtgtctacattgcatgcttcttgcgcaagaacagccattcttgtgcaaaaacttgccggctgcctacactgcacgtgcattcttgtgcaagtaaatttacagtatagcataagaaaacagggcttcttcgggaagaattattcctctccccacaagaaataagccctcttgtgcaagagctcttccacaagaaggcagtgtagacaagcaacatgaatttcttgcacaagaaactcctatggctaaaatagccatcagagctttcttgcgcaagagagcatccacactgccatggatgcacttatgcaaaagcacatctcttgcgcaaaagcacatggcagtgtggacgcgctcttgtggaagatcttttgcacaagaacacttgcgcaaaacagttcttatgaaagaagcctgcagggtagacatagccgaagtgtAACAAGTCACTTCAAATAAGAGGGTGACTGACTTCCCAGAAGATGAGAGAGCTTTTAGACTGACTCTCTGTGGGTAGTTTTTTAGTGAAGTCTAAGACAGATGTTTTTAATTTAAGTATACATGTTTTTCATATCTCTCAAAGTTGGACTGGGATTGCCTGATAGTATTCTCAGAGTACCATGGAAACTCAAACACAATAAAGATTCCTAAATTAAAGctttactagggggctgtgccccctgcttgctatgctcaccaatcCACCTCTCTCTGAGGgtagatgtctggccaggagggaaggcgcaggagagagctgggggtgcagagtctcagCAGAAAGGGTGAGAGGGTTGGGGGGCGGACTCAGATGtcagaggggatgcagggtggCCCAGATGGGGCgggctcagatggcagagggaCCCGGTGGCAGGGGAGGGTCCGACTCAGATGACAGAGGGGACCTAGcttagcctgggggagggggtcaggctaggatggcagaggggaggaatcccagcagctcctccctggtGGTTCATCCCCCCCATGGCATGaaccaggagctggagctggagcagcccatgcctgGAGGGGACAGTGCTGAGGATGGCCACAGCAAGTGGCTGAGGATGGAGGCTGAGGCATGAGGATGCagatgacatgatgacatcactctgccatcctgcaggaattttttttttttgtatataaaGAGATTCTTTGAAAAGAAGTAAGAGATAGAAATTAACATTTTTGTATCCTTTTACTTGTTAATTACCAAGCTTCCACCTTCAACCAAGAATCCTATCCCTTGCAAAACACACACAAGTACATCTTCTAATGACAAATGTGATATTTACAAATTCTTTCTTAAAAATTGACTATAGGGCAAAGCAGATGATAAAACTGGATTTGTGAAGAAGAAAGCTCTTATTCAAACATGTTTAATGCCATACATAGATGTTTATGGTAGCATAATGCCTTTTTGGTAAACATTCTAAGTCTGACAGCTCCTCTTCAAAAAGAAAGACTTCAGTAGGATAGTTCAATGGTATACTTTATTTGATACAATTTGTTTTCTTAATTTCTCCTTTATTTCCTGTTTGATGAGTCTAAGACTAGCTGTAAGTATCTCATTTACTCTTCCATAATTTCATTCTCATTTACTCTTCCATAATTTCATTGCTGGACACAGATAAGTCAGGGTTAGATTCACATCTACTTTTAACTTGACAGtctatactgtgtgtgtgtgtgtgtgtgcgtgtgtgtgcgtgtgtgtgtgtttaacactagggctgtgtctagactgcaggcttctttcgaaagagcctcttttgaaagaggctctttcgaaagagcgcgtctagactacaatgcgcggatcgaaagatcgatccgctatttcgaaaaagagtgtccagactgccggacgctctttcgaaattgaaagccacccggaactgcttctgccagggcatgggggcagcatttccttccgggtgctgcctgcctgccctttgcagagacgcgtggtgagagggacactcctgaacacccgctgctctgctcctgcagctgcctttgctgtcccttgaggaattttgcaaggcattgcagtgctgctttggagtgctcagcttcctgggacaccccagcaattttttcttttgaggtttttctgcttgcagacccttatttgtggcatggagccagagctgcccctgggcaggcgatggccccacaccaccatactgcagctgttgctgcatcttcgtgagacaatcatgaggctccttcccgagctggacccagaccagagggacgaggggttcccccgtccggcagccacactgcccttgcctctgaactttttcgtggacaggcgtgtttggaggtttgacaccagctctgactggtgggaccggctcgtgatggagatctgggatgaccaagactggctacggaacttccgcatgagaaagaccactttccaggagctgtgtacctggctcgcccctgctctgcaatggcaagacacccacctgcggcccgccatccccctggaaaagagggtcgccattgccctctggaagctggcaacccccgacagctaccgctccgtgggacaccagtttggcgtggggagatctactgtcggggccgtcttgatggaggtaagtcattgtctggggacagtcacagtttggggtggggggaagggagactgtcaggaagggccaagtggagtgggagtgggagtgggagggagctcctccactcaccctgaattgtgggggggggggttctgaggaggggattcccgggctgtttgtttgagagggaaggtgggcggtgggttctcctcctaagacataaggcaccccttctaacactttgttgtctgtctcgttctgcagatggtgagggccatcaattcggagctgctcaacaggctcatctgtctactggatctggacagcgtcatggccggctttgctgccctcggcttccccaattgcggaggagcgctcgatgggacacacattgccatccgtgcaccgccccatcgagcagcccaattcatcaatcgaaagggctacttttctatggtcctccaggccctggtcgaccatcgtggacagttttcggacatttgtgttgggtggtcagggcgggcacacgatgcccgcatcttcagaaactcgtacctgtaccggaggcttcaggcaggaacatttttcccccatcgccagtttgcagttggggatgtgcacatgccggtgtgcatagtggctgatgccgcctatcacctgatgccgtggctgatgaagccctacaccagccagctggatgcgagcaaggagcagtttaatgctcgccttaaccgggctcgtaACCAgatggaatgtgcgtttggccgtttaaagggcagattccggtgcttgctcacacgcctcgacatgggggagaccaacatccccgaggtggtggccgcgtgtggcgtcctccataacctcgtggagaggaaaggggaggccttcctaccagggtgggggagagctgctgatgcccaggagaggctctttgcccagccccggacagctgccatccgccaggctcaccggtctgcagttggcatccgggaggccctccgggagcaattctccagtggaggccactgagtgcactgaggggcttctgcctggggactgggccctggcccccaatagaagcttccctccacaacccatctcctgacccagtttggacacatcacttacaccagggtgtgtttcaaaataaaatgttctctttacttatttataattttgtacatattatcaaacaatgtggcaaaataacaattttttttttcatttttgttgttgccaaactatatacaataaacaaacagttcctttaaccctttgtttgtgcttaataagtggggtgatgggggtgattgaaacctggagggaggaaggggactggaaacctggaggggggaaggggactggaaacctggaggggggaaggggatcaggttgaacggggcttggcagatttccctttcctggctgggcctcgtgtttggggtgctccccggctacgggatcgggtgatgcacctgtcggttggctggctgctggggggctcttgggacgtggaagcctgggggagaggagggccagggggagagaggggctggggagctgggggggctgggggagagggaggtccaaggggggaaagggctgctgttgtggaaggggggtttggtggggtggggtcatggggtgctggaggagcaggaccaggcacagcagcaagtaagccgctgacctccctcagggtggcgtacagcaccgtgcgctgcaggaccagctcattcatgagccgatcacgccaccgctcctctgcctccaccctctgtagcaggatggcgttctgctcctgcacagcctcgacgtgctgccggaggatgtcggcgtagacacgcctgtgtctgcggctcccatgtctccgaggtggagatggagatggaggtggggctggggtgctgcggccctcttccacggctggtccggctgtggaggaaaagaagaagacacaatcagtcctataaactggactctgtagcacttacaatactaacaggatggtttattaggggatgagctttccagggccagacccacttcctcagatcagagtaacacggctacatttctatcacaatcagtcatgtgtgcaacagctgtccaaaagggcatgccctctcccttgagacaggggaagcagacattctgaaggtcacactgtgtgtgtgtgtgtgtgatctgggcatcagcctgagcatgacaggtttcccttgtgcatcacccactgtgcacccacccacctacctccccctccccccccgggtgtgacacaacctcactgtactcacctgctgcttcctctcccgcgccagatgacgcctgggaggcctcagaggtctgggtgactggctccagggtgagggttgcCGTCTCCtcattgtcctcctcctctggcaccatgtccccgtctccagactgctctgggtcctgctcgggagcgtccaccacggggtctgccaatccagactggacGAActgccgtggtgtgcgtgcttctgcactgccacccaggatctggtccagctctgggtagtaggggcagtagtggggggctgccccagaacgggagctctcctccctggctttggcgtagccctgccgcagctccttcactttggagcgcacctggtcctgggtgcgggggtagtggcccttctgggccaggacttcagccatgcggccataaatgtcggcatttcgccgccggcttttgagggcctgtaaggcctcctcctctccccacagctccagc
Protein-coding regions in this window:
- the TNFRSF19 gene encoding tumor necrosis factor receptor superfamily member 19 isoform X1; protein product: MGCTSVVPGCSHSLKGQAHPHSHLLQTRSQSTRRPCCSMSQPQERPGPSTEPSGDPAKGSKRRAPSWSGAEIKSLLELWGEEEALQALKSRRRNADIYGRMAEVLAQKGHYPRTQDQVRSKVKELRQGYAKAREESSRSGAAPHYCPYYPELDQILGGSAEARTPRQFVQSGLADPVVDAPEQDPEQSGDGDMVPEEEDNEETATLTLEPVTQTSEASQASSGAGEEAAAGPAVEEGRSTPAPPPSPSPPRRHGSRRHRRVYADILRQHVEAVQEQNAILLQRVEAEERWRDRLMNELVLQRTVLYATLREVSGLLAAVPGPAPPAPHDPTPPNPPSTTAALSPLGPPSPPAPPAPQPLSPPGPPLPQASTSQEPPSSQPTDRCITRSRSRGAPQTRGPARKGKSAKPRST